GCACGCCGCGCATTGTCGTGGGAGTGGGTTCCTGATGTCGAAGCTGCGTGTTGGTCTGCTGGGTGTGGGCATGATGGGTCGTCATCATGCGCGCGTGATCCGTGAGGTCGAGGGCGTTGAGCTGGTCGCGATCGCGGATCCCGGTGGCGACCCGCACGGTGTGGGTGGGGATCTGGGTGTTCTTCCGGATATCGAGTCGCTGATCGGTGCGGGCATCGATATGGCTGTTGTCGCGGTGCCGACGCGGTTCCATGAGGATGCGGCGCTGAAGCTGGCGGCGGCCGGTGTGCACACGCTGGTGGAGAAGCCGATCGCGCACACCCTGGAGGCGGGGCAGCGGATGGTGGATGCGTTCGCGTCTGCCGGGCTGGTCGGCGCGGTCGGGCATGTGGAGCGGTTCAACCCGGCCCTTCAGGAGATGCGTCGCCGCCTCGAAGCGGGTGAGCTGGGTGAGGTGTACCAGATCGCCACGCGCCGCCAGGGGCCGTTCCCCGCGCGTATTGCCGACGTGGGTGTGGCGAAGGACCTCGCGTCTCATGACATCGACCTGACGAGCTGGGTCGCGCAGAGCGAGTACAC
The DNA window shown above is from Microbacterium keratanolyticum and carries:
- a CDS encoding Gfo/Idh/MocA family protein; this translates as MSKLRVGLLGVGMMGRHHARVIREVEGVELVAIADPGGDPHGVGGDLGVLPDIESLIGAGIDMAVVAVPTRFHEDAALKLAAAGVHTLVEKPIAHTLEAGQRMVDAFASAGLVGAVGHVERFNPALQEMRRRLEAGELGEVYQIATRRQGPFPARIADVGVAKDLASHDIDLTSWVAQSEYTTVFAQTAYKSGREHEDMITISGRLASGIVVNNIVNWLSPMKERLTVVTGERGAFVADTSTGDLTFYANGTIPLEWESVSSFRGVSEGDITRYSFAKREPLRVEHEAFRDAVLGKPSDVVTMEQGQRTLAVVEAALASSREGQSVSL